DNA sequence from the Myxococcales bacterium genome:
CCATGGCGGCGCGTTCTTAGCACGCAACCGGCGCCGCGCGCGGTCGATAGCACCGACATGCAAGTCCTCGAGCGCGCGCTGTCCACGCTGTTCGTCCCCCAGTGCACCGCCTGCGACGCCCGGGTCGCCCCGCCGGCCCCGCTGTGCCCGCCGTGCGCGGTCAGCCTCGATCCGGTCGGGGTCGCGTGCCCGCGCTGCGCCGAACCTCAGGCGGCCCCGCCGGCCGTCGAGTGCGCCCGGTGCCGGACCGGCGACTGGCCCCTCGAGGCCCTGGTGGCCCCGTGGCGCTACGGCGGCGAGCTGGCCCGGTCGCTGCGCCGCCTCAAGTTCGCCAGCCGCCAGGCCCTGGCCCGGGAGCTGGCGCCGCTGTACGCCCCGTTCCTCGCCGCCGCGGTCACCCACGGCGCGATCGATGTGATCGTGCCGGTGCCG
Encoded proteins:
- a CDS encoding ComF family protein encodes the protein MQVLERALSTLFVPQCTACDARVAPPAPLCPPCAVSLDPVGVACPRCAEPQAAPPAVECARCRTGDWPLEALVAPWRYGGELARSLRRLKFASRQALARELAPLYAPFLAAAVTHGAIDVIVPVPLHWRRLAARGFNQAEALARHARRVAGVAPRLDTRILRRTRATAPQTHLDGAARRANLDGAFAVRQPRRVAGRRVLLLDDVVATGATMAAAAHALRAAGAAAVIGFACARAER